The DNA sequence TATGCCATATCAAAACCGGCGCCGTTATCTCGGATAAAATACACGAGATTGCCATTACGCCGGGTAAAGCCGAATTCTATTTTTGCATGCATACATGTTTTGGTAAATTTCCATGCATTATTTAAGAGGTTTTCCATCGCTATCCTGAGTAACTGCGGATCACCGTTAGCGATAAGTTCATCAGCAACAATAAATTCAATGCGGCGCTCTGGCTGCTTTTCCCGAAGTTCCAAAGCAAGCGTTTTTACCATAGCGCTTAGATCAACCTCTTTTCGGCGCATTTCACTCCGTGTTATACGAGACAGATTCAACAGATCGTTGATAAGCTGTCCCATACGTTGGCTGGCTACCCTTATCCGATGAAGATAGTTTTTCCCCTGTTCGTCCAGTGTATCGGTATAGTCTTCTATTAATGCTTTACTAAATCCATCTATGCCTCTTAGCGGTGCACGAAGATCATGCGATACCGAATAGCAGAATGCTTCCAGTTCCTTATTAGCAGCAGTAAGTTGGGTAGTAAGATATTCAAGTTGATCACGTTGCTTCCGCAGTTCATTTTCAAATTGCTTCTGTTCAGTAATATCTTCTTTAATTGCAACGAAATGGGCAATGGTTCCATCAGCTTTTTTTATTGGGGAAATAGATACTGATTCCCAGTAGAGTTCGCCATTTTTTTTCTTATTAACAAATTCTCCATGCCATATATTACCGGAAGTAATCACAGCCCATAATTGTTCATATGCTTCAATAGGTGTTTTGCCAGATTTTAAAATGTGGGGATTCTTCCCGACTACTTCATCAAAGGTATAACCTGTTAATTGGACAAATTTTGAATTGACATACTCTATTTCGCCTCTGGTGTTTGTAATTATGATTGAGCATGGATTTTGTTCAACTGCATTAGACAGCTTACGGAGACCCTCTTCCATCTGTTTACGTTCGGTAATGTCTACTCCATACAAGTTAACATAAGAAGTATCCTTCACTGGCACAATGGTAAAAGAGAATATTCTATCTCCATGATTCATTTCGATCCCTTTTTTTATTGCTTTGGTATGGAAAGCATGGGTAATAAATTGGTACAAGAAATCTGGTATGCATTGGCCAACCTCACAGTTCCATTCATGCAGGAAAAATTTACCAGATGGATTAGCATAAAGAATGGTACCATCTTGAGCGATGCGCAACACAGGATATGGATTCTCGGAGGGAAATTTTGCTGTATTTTTTATTTCCTCCTCTGCCTGCCTGGACTTCGTAATGTCCCTGACTATACCCCATGTTCCTTTCGGTTTGCCATTTTCATCTCTGATTACCCAGACCCGAATGGATATTGGAAACACCGTTCCATTCTTCCTTATATATTCCTTTTCGTATTCATCAGTATAGTTCCTTTCAACGATTAGTTCTTTTACTTTCTCAGCTTCCATCTGATGCCATTTTTCCGGTGTAAGTTGCTGATAGGTTAATTTTTTTATTTCTTCTTTAGAGTAACCAAGCATACCTGCATACGCCTCATTGCATTCAAGTATGTGACCATCCATATCTGTAGCTACAATTCCGTCCTTAATAGTCTCATATAAAGTACGATACTTCTCTTCAGACTTTTGGAGCGCCTCTCTTATCCGTTTTTTCTCAATGTTCTGAATAAGCTCTAACTTACCTTCACGTTTAATGAGGGCAAATTGATGGTTGCGGACTACATCTATTATTTCATATGCCCGGCACTTATCAAGAGAATAACTACAAATGGCCATCATCGGATAGTAGCTAAGGACATTATCTATCGCTTCCTCATAATCTGCGAAACTTTTCCAATCCTTTTTTTCAAGCCAGGCAGTATTGCCGGTTATCCTCATACCATCATAACCTTTAGTCACGGCCTGATTGAGTTTATCAACCCAGCCGTTGAGAACTTCCTGCAAGTTGAAAATACCATCTTTAAGATACCATTCGGTATACGGGATGATTTCTATCTGTTTTTTTACTATATAGTGTTCAAAATCAGGTAGTATTTTTTTCATTGCAGACTTAGCCTCTTCTACGGTAAGAGGTTCTGATGTAATCCACATACAAAATTCATTATTTTCCAGACCAGCCTTAAAATAGGGTACTAAGATATCAATTAAATCTTCCCTGGTTTGATAAAATTGAGAAAGGTGGGTGCCCCATGGGGTATCACCAATAATATCTATTCCTGTTTTTCTCATAATTTTTGCCATGTTAATTACCTAGCATACTACATTTGTTCTTTCATGAGATACGATACGGAGGATTGAATTAAATCGAATTTTTTAATTGTCCTTAAATCAGCCGATTTGTGCAATCTAAAATTTACCTTTTTCAATATTTTGCTGAAATTTTACTATAATTCAATGGATAAACCCGAAGAGAATGCCTATGCTTCATTTTATAAACCCATTCATTTAATTAGACCTTCGGCAACTTTTGTTTTTTATCAAACCGTAGGGCAAGGCTTTAGCCTTGCTTCCCCGCATGAACGTGCATGCGGGAGAGAGCAACCCTAAAGGGTTGCCCTACGTAACTTTTATAGCAGTAGTGGCAAGGTGCGCCTTACCACTACGTAGTTTGTTTAAATTTCCTAAACATAATATAGCGGCAATGAAGTATCAACTTGCCGCCTTTTCCCTTCTGCTATGGCAAGGTAAAATAAAATGTTGCTCCTTTATTCACTTCGCTTTCTGCCCAGATTTGACCGCCGTGACGATGAATGACTCGCTGTACGGTAGCCAGTCCAATACCAGTTCCTTCAAACTCGATTGCTGAGTGCAAACGCTGAAATGCTCCAAAGAGCTTGTTGGTGTAAGCCATATCAAAGCCGGCGCCGTTGTCTCGTATGAAATACGTTTGTTTACCATTCTGTTGTGTACTACCGAATTCTATTCTTGCATAGATGTTCTTCCTGGTAAATTTCCATGCATTGTTCAAGAGGTTTTCGAGCGCTATCCGTAGCAATTGTGAATCACCGTGAGAACAAAGCCCTTTGGTAATACTACATTCAATCTGGCGTTCCGGCTGTTTCTCTCTCAATTCCATCAAAATATTTTCCACAAGTATGCTCAGGTTAACTCTCTTTTGTTGTATTTCACTCCGTGTTATACGGGATAAGTTTAATAAGTCATCGATAAGTTGCCCCATACGCTGGCTGGCTGCGCTTACCCGTTGGAGGTAATTTTTTCCTTGTTCGTCTAACGTATCAGAATGATCTTCCATCATTGCCTTGCAAAAGCCATTAATACTTCTTAGCGGTGCCCGCAGATCGTGTGATACGGAATAGCAGAATGCCTCTAATTCTTTGTTAGAGGCAGCAAGCTGGTTTGTAAGGCTCTCCAAATTATCACGCTGCTTTCTCAATTCATCTTCAGCCCTCTTGCGCTCGGTAATATCCTCTTTAACTGCGAGGAAATAAGCAATAACCCCTTCAGAATTTCTTATGGGAGAAATAGATGCATACTCCCAATAAAGCTCGCCATTCTTTCTCTTGTTATGAAATTCACCCCTC is a window from the Candidatus Jettenia sp. genome containing:
- a CDS encoding PAS domain S-box protein, translated to MAKIMRKTGIDIIGDTPWGTHLSQFYQTREDLIDILVPYFKAGLENNEFCMWITSEPLTVEEAKSAMKKILPDFEHYIVKKQIEIIPYTEWYLKDGIFNLQEVLNGWVDKLNQAVTKGYDGMRITGNTAWLEKKDWKSFADYEEAIDNVLSYYPMMAICSYSLDKCRAYEIIDVVRNHQFALIKREGKLELIQNIEKKRIREALQKSEEKYRTLYETIKDGIVATDMDGHILECNEAYAGMLGYSKEEIKKLTYQQLTPEKWHQMEAEKVKELIVERNYTDEYEKEYIRKNGTVFPISIRVWVIRDENGKPKGTWGIVRDITKSRQAEEEIKNTAKFPSENPYPVLRIAQDGTILYANPSGKFFLHEWNCEVGQCIPDFLYQFITHAFHTKAIKKGIEMNHGDRIFSFTIVPVKDTSYVNLYGVDITERKQMEEGLRKLSNAVEQNPCSIIITNTRGEIEYVNSKFVQLTGYTFDEVVGKNPHILKSGKTPIEAYEQLWAVITSGNIWHGEFVNKKKNGELYWESVSISPIKKADGTIAHFVAIKEDITEQKQFENELRKQRDQLEYLTTQLTAANKELEAFCYSVSHDLRAPLRGIDGFSKALIEDYTDTLDEQGKNYLHRIRVASQRMGQLINDLLNLSRITRSEMRRKEVDLSAMVKTLALELREKQPERRIEFIVADELIANGDPQLLRIAMENLLNNAWKFTKTCMHAKIEFGFTRRNGNLVYFIRDNGAGFDMAYIDKLFAAFQRLHSSSEFEGTGIGLATVQRIIHRHGGQIWAEGEVNKGATFYFTLP